Proteins from a single region of Candidatus Marinimicrobia bacterium CG08_land_8_20_14_0_20_45_22:
- a CDS encoding N-acetylmannosamine-6-phosphate 2-epimerase produces the protein MNVKSTLAQIKSGLIVSAQADDDEPLGKPEILAALAKAAELGGACAVRACYPKNIVAIRNTVHLPVIGIYKKKYADSEVFIGATLADNLEIAETGCEIVAFDATQRSRPNDEKLENIIRALKEKTDVLLMADISTFNEGERACDLGFDLISTTLSGYTSYTKTENEYKPDFMLLQKLVDKIGDQIPVIAEGRIWNPEDARKLLELGAYAVVVGSAITRPTLITRRFLQEIQRSN, from the coding sequence ATGAATGTCAAATCAACGCTTGCTCAGATTAAAAGTGGATTAATTGTTTCTGCTCAGGCTGACGACGATGAACCTCTGGGAAAACCAGAAATTCTTGCCGCGTTGGCAAAAGCGGCGGAACTCGGCGGGGCGTGCGCTGTCCGAGCCTGTTATCCGAAAAATATCGTCGCTATCCGGAACACGGTTCATCTGCCGGTCATCGGTATTTATAAAAAAAAGTATGCAGATTCTGAAGTTTTCATTGGAGCGACACTTGCCGACAACTTAGAAATAGCCGAGACCGGCTGTGAAATTGTGGCGTTCGATGCAACTCAACGAAGTCGTCCAAACGACGAAAAGTTGGAAAACATCATCCGAGCTTTGAAAGAAAAAACAGACGTTTTGTTGATGGCGGATATCTCTACTTTTAACGAAGGTGAGCGCGCCTGCGATTTGGGTTTCGATCTCATCAGTACGACGCTATCCGGTTACACTTCCTATACGAAAACGGAAAATGAATACAAACCGGACTTCATGCTGTTGCAAAAACTCGTCGATAAAATCGGTGATCAAATTCCGGTCATTGCCGAAGGACGAATTTGGAATCCCGAAGATGCGCGCAAACTTTTAGAATTAGGTGCTTACGCGGTTGTTGTCGGCTCGGCGATCACTCGCCCAACGCTAATCACGAGACGGTTTTTACAAGAAATTCAGAGGAGTAACTAA
- a CDS encoding glycosyl transferase family 36, producing MNRYGHFSEDKLEFIITRPDTPAPWVNYISNGKYSGLISHTGGGYSFWGSPKDNRILRWRYNSLPMDRPGRYVILRDAETGEYWSPTWQPTMTQLDSYECRHGLYYTKITSQYKNVRAEILYFVPTDDLEIWRVKVKNESSQPKSFDIFAYDELCLGHALVDLINQPNDQHFNEVKFDREDQILLATKRYWVKYKGATVAQANEAWDKYVFFSADIPIKGWDGSKDVFIGKWRSESNPIAVESGKCFNTEITAGDAEAAIQMEILLSPGEEKTFTIMLGVVPKENYQSNALELVNKYRQKEKVESEFQKLREKWTDYLSSVKIDTPDDDMNTMINVWNQYQTSVTFLFSRDASYYHGGMLFGRGYRDSCQDIMGPVMTRSEWVKERITEMSKFQFRDGSTFHLYYPLTGGGEKTGHSDTPLWLPLAIIVYLKETGDEDFLRTATPFYDEGKAQILTHLFAAIDYTLSNLTDRYLAKFGPGDWNDTLDYLGRKGKGESVWVTMFLAYILKETVALCNHISMVEIAKHYQSEYEKVSEAINTHCWDGEWYIRGTNDEGEVIGSSKNDEGKIFLNTQSWAVISGVARGERALKCMDSVVKYLDTPKGPKMLDPAYTKIDLRIGLATRCVPGKKENGAVFNHPVSWSILAECLMGRGDRAFDIYKKALPMNPIVDIDRYQVEPYVYAEYVTSPDHPMFGQASHSWLTGSSTWMLRDAIDYILGVRPTFDGLIIDPCVPRNWESYQVIRRFRGVNYHIAVKNPLHLNSGVRLIEIEGKTVIGNHLSLNEQTVQNAILGKTEVHIDVRIG from the coding sequence TTGAATCGCTACGGACATTTTTCAGAAGATAAATTAGAATTTATTATTACCCGACCGGATACGCCGGCTCCGTGGGTAAATTATATTTCAAACGGCAAATATAGCGGACTCATTTCGCACACTGGCGGCGGCTACAGTTTTTGGGGAAGTCCGAAAGATAACCGCATTTTACGCTGGCGCTACAATTCCTTGCCAATGGACAGACCGGGACGATATGTCATTTTGCGAGATGCTGAAACCGGCGAATACTGGTCGCCGACATGGCAACCAACGATGACGCAACTGGATTCATACGAATGCCGTCACGGACTTTATTACACGAAAATTACATCCCAGTATAAAAATGTCCGCGCCGAAATCTTGTACTTCGTCCCAACCGACGATCTGGAAATCTGGCGTGTAAAGGTGAAAAACGAATCATCTCAGCCGAAATCGTTTGATATTTTTGCTTACGACGAATTGTGTTTGGGGCATGCGCTGGTTGATCTGATTAACCAGCCAAACGATCAGCATTTTAACGAAGTCAAATTCGATCGCGAAGATCAAATTTTGTTGGCTACCAAGCGCTATTGGGTAAAGTACAAAGGCGCGACCGTTGCTCAGGCGAATGAAGCGTGGGACAAGTATGTTTTCTTCAGTGCCGACATTCCCATCAAAGGTTGGGACGGCAGTAAAGACGTTTTTATCGGGAAATGGCGTTCCGAATCCAATCCGATCGCCGTGGAAAGTGGGAAGTGTTTTAACACAGAAATTACCGCCGGAGACGCCGAAGCCGCGATCCAAATGGAAATCTTGCTTTCGCCCGGCGAGGAGAAGACTTTTACAATCATGCTTGGCGTCGTTCCGAAGGAAAATTACCAATCGAACGCACTCGAACTCGTCAACAAATACCGCCAAAAAGAGAAGGTCGAATCCGAGTTCCAAAAACTTCGCGAAAAATGGACGGATTATCTGTCGTCAGTAAAAATCGACACGCCAGACGACGATATGAACACAATGATCAACGTTTGGAATCAGTATCAGACATCTGTAACATTTCTTTTTTCACGCGATGCTTCTTACTATCACGGTGGAATGTTGTTTGGACGCGGCTATCGCGATTCGTGTCAGGACATCATGGGGCCGGTGATGACGCGTTCGGAATGGGTCAAGGAACGGATTACCGAAATGTCGAAGTTTCAGTTTCGCGATGGAAGCACGTTTCATCTCTATTATCCGTTGACCGGCGGCGGAGAAAAAACCGGTCACTCCGACACGCCGCTCTGGTTGCCATTGGCGATTATTGTCTATCTCAAAGAAACCGGCGATGAGGATTTTCTCAGAACTGCGACGCCATTTTATGACGAAGGAAAGGCGCAGATTTTGACGCACTTGTTTGCCGCGATCGATTATACGCTGTCAAATCTTACGGATCGGTATTTGGCGAAATTTGGTCCCGGTGATTGGAACGACACGCTCGATTATCTGGGCAGAAAGGGCAAAGGCGAGAGCGTTTGGGTGACGATGTTTCTCGCTTACATCCTCAAAGAAACCGTCGCGCTGTGTAACCATATTAGCATGGTAGAAATCGCAAAACATTATCAATCGGAATATGAAAAAGTTAGCGAAGCGATCAACACGCATTGTTGGGACGGCGAGTGGTACATTCGCGGTACCAATGACGAAGGTGAGGTCATCGGCTCTTCGAAAAATGACGAAGGTAAAATCTTTTTAAATACTCAGAGTTGGGCAGTCATCAGCGGTGTTGCGCGGGGAGAACGCGCATTGAAATGTATGGATTCCGTTGTTAAATATCTTGACACGCCAAAAGGGCCGAAAATGCTCGATCCGGCTTACACAAAAATCGATCTAAGAATCGGTTTGGCGACACGTTGCGTTCCGGGAAAAAAGGAGAACGGCGCCGTCTTCAATCATCCGGTCAGTTGGTCAATTTTAGCCGAATGTCTGATGGGTCGCGGCGACCGTGCGTTTGATATTTATAAAAAAGCGCTTCCGATGAATCCCATCGTTGATATCGACCGCTATCAGGTAGAACCTTACGTTTACGCCGAATATGTCACCAGTCCAGATCATCCGATGTTTGGTCAGGCGAGTCATTCGTGGCTAACCGGTTCATCGACTTGGATGTTACGCGACGCGATCGATTACATTCTCGGCGTCCGACCGACTTTTGACGGACTCATTATCGATCCATGCGTCCCCAGGAACTGGGAATCCTATCAGGTAATACGCAGATTCCGTGGCGTGAATTACCACATCGCGGTAAAAAATCCGCTACATCTAAATTCGGGCGTGCGATTGATCGAAATCGAGGGCAAAACGGTCATCGGAAATCACCTATCACTGAATGAACAAACGGTTCAGAATGCAATCTTGGGGAAAACGGAAGTTCATATCGATGTTCGAATCGGTTAG
- a CDS encoding phosphoglucosamine mutase, with translation MKKMNDQATIHFGTDGWRAIIADGFTFSNVRAVAQAFCDYLVSVGSAQKGIAIGFDTRFLSAEFAETVADVVASNQIPAFLSRRFCPTPVLSFAVKNRNLAAGIMVTASHNPYQYNGLKFKGSYGGPATVEMTTAVEGFLFRNKPQHDQKKIGEFLHKVDFLPEYSEQLSKVVNFESILTLQKPIVYNAMHGAGCGYLPLFLRDMKRFVSQVNAKPDPMFGGKLPEPILSNLPDLRKIVIRKKASIGLATDGDADRFGVLNENGNYVELHDLMPLLFEYLLETRNWTGDVVRTTSMANTIDKVAAEHGRQVIEAPVGFKNVSEVMRERDILIGGEESGGFGYKNHIPERDGILSCLLTLEMLSVRKAPISEMVADLRKRFGAFHYGRVDQHHPTSELLKNMEKLSVNSPERIGQFAVDRISLADGIKFYFTDGSWMLMRVSQTEPLGRIYVASNAEEKVHTLLKEGVRLLTQ, from the coding sequence ATGAAAAAGATGAACGATCAAGCAACAATACATTTTGGGACCGATGGCTGGCGTGCAATCATTGCGGACGGATTCACATTTTCGAATGTTCGGGCGGTCGCGCAGGCATTTTGCGATTATCTCGTTTCGGTTGGGTCGGCTCAGAAAGGAATTGCAATCGGTTTCGATACGCGGTTTTTATCCGCGGAATTTGCCGAGACCGTCGCTGATGTAGTTGCCAGTAATCAAATTCCTGCTTTCCTTAGCCGACGATTCTGTCCGACGCCGGTGCTGTCATTTGCGGTGAAAAATCGGAATCTGGCGGCAGGGATCATGGTAACGGCGAGCCACAATCCGTATCAATACAATGGTCTGAAATTCAAAGGTTCGTACGGCGGTCCGGCGACCGTCGAAATGACGACCGCTGTCGAAGGATTTCTATTCCGCAATAAACCCCAACATGATCAAAAAAAGATCGGCGAGTTCCTTCATAAAGTCGATTTCTTACCGGAATACTCGGAGCAATTATCAAAAGTCGTGAACTTTGAGTCTATTTTGACGCTTCAAAAACCAATCGTTTATAATGCGATGCATGGCGCGGGTTGTGGATATTTGCCGTTATTTCTTCGAGATATGAAGCGATTCGTTAGTCAGGTCAACGCAAAACCTGATCCGATGTTCGGCGGGAAATTGCCGGAGCCAATTTTGTCCAATTTACCGGATTTACGAAAAATAGTGATTCGGAAAAAAGCCTCAATCGGATTGGCGACGGATGGCGACGCCGACCGGTTTGGCGTTCTGAATGAAAACGGAAATTATGTCGAACTTCATGATTTGATGCCGCTCCTTTTTGAATATTTGCTTGAAACAAGAAATTGGACAGGCGATGTTGTTCGGACAACTTCGATGGCTAACACAATTGATAAAGTCGCCGCCGAACATGGGAGACAGGTTATTGAAGCGCCGGTTGGTTTTAAGAATGTCAGTGAAGTTATGCGCGAACGCGATATTTTGATTGGCGGCGAAGAGAGCGGCGGTTTCGGTTACAAAAATCACATTCCGGAACGCGATGGAATCCTCTCGTGCTTGCTGACGCTGGAGATGTTGAGCGTCCGAAAGGCGCCGATTAGCGAAATGGTTGCCGATCTGCGGAAGCGGTTTGGCGCGTTTCATTACGGACGGGTCGATCAACATCATCCAACGTCGGAATTATTAAAAAATATGGAAAAACTGAGTGTGAATTCTCCAGAAAGAATCGGTCAATTCGCAGTTGACCGGATTTCACTTGCAGATGGGATCAAATTTTATTTTACCGATGGCTCATGGATGCTGATGCGCGTCTCGCAAACAGAACCGCTCGGACGGATTTATGTTGCATCTAATGCAGAGGAAAAAGTTCACACATTACTGAAGGAAGGCGTTCGTCTGCTGACGCAATGA